The proteins below come from a single Psychrobacter sp. PL19 genomic window:
- a CDS encoding di-heme oxidoreductase family protein — protein MKAINAMKVTLSGFVCLSSTPHISSPKLALSVLCALSISACQPSDSATNTNQTQAVSAERTQTIEALAGVPMQQLATFDPQEVKQGGDTGVTITSAESYSKPSSNLTASRKGDFFIGNAFFSQPWVMAPASTDSRDGLGGLFNVAACQSCHVKDGRGHAPMNTEDDADSLLVRLAMPATTDEQRQQLQNSLIEKVAHPVYGGQLQDRGIQGVPAEAQIAVQWTDKLVTFADGHIETLRAPTFSLTKPGYGAFDDELMVSPRIALPMIGLGLLEQIPDEDIKKQAVSNNKNADNNASSIRGKFNWVMDPKTGKLALGRFGWKAGQTKILTQNQSAFSEDMGLTSNIRPHESCMPAQTACLDATTGADEQGNGKPPVEVNDEIAKFVEFYTRNLAVPNRRNADDTVVLAGKKRFYDMGCQSCHTPRYQLPKTNDDNIEQHGQVIYPYTDLLLHDMGDDLADRTIAGKLPPKDAQVEFLANSYEWRTPALWGIGLAQTVDPQATFLHDGRARTLMEAVLWHGGEAAKQQQKVLKLDKQGRTELNAFLKSL, from the coding sequence ATGAAAGCTATTAACGCGATGAAAGTTACGTTATCAGGTTTTGTCTGCCTTTCTTCAACACCACATATTTCGTCACCCAAGCTTGCGCTAAGCGTGCTATGTGCGCTATCCATAAGTGCCTGTCAACCATCAGACAGTGCGACGAATACCAATCAAACTCAAGCGGTATCAGCTGAGCGCACGCAAACCATTGAAGCACTGGCTGGCGTGCCGATGCAACAGCTAGCCACCTTTGATCCGCAAGAGGTTAAGCAGGGCGGTGACACAGGCGTTACTATTACTAGCGCTGAAAGTTATTCTAAACCGTCATCAAATTTGACGGCCTCGCGAAAGGGAGATTTCTTTATTGGCAATGCCTTTTTTAGCCAACCGTGGGTGATGGCCCCTGCCAGTACGGATAGTCGTGATGGACTCGGGGGGCTATTTAACGTTGCGGCTTGTCAGTCGTGTCATGTGAAAGACGGACGTGGTCATGCTCCAATGAATACTGAAGATGATGCGGATAGTTTATTGGTCCGTCTTGCTATGCCAGCGACTACCGATGAGCAGCGGCAACAGTTGCAGAACTCTCTGATAGAAAAAGTTGCCCATCCAGTCTATGGTGGTCAATTGCAAGATCGCGGCATTCAGGGCGTACCGGCAGAAGCGCAAATTGCCGTGCAGTGGACAGATAAGCTGGTCACTTTTGCAGATGGTCATATCGAGACTTTGCGTGCGCCGACCTTCAGCTTGACCAAACCTGGTTACGGCGCATTTGATGATGAGCTGATGGTGTCACCACGCATTGCACTACCGATGATTGGACTTGGTTTACTAGAGCAAATACCTGACGAGGACATCAAAAAACAGGCCGTCAGTAATAATAAAAATGCTGATAACAATGCAAGCAGTATCCGCGGTAAGTTTAACTGGGTGATGGATCCAAAGACAGGCAAGTTGGCGTTGGGTCGTTTTGGTTGGAAAGCGGGACAAACTAAGATTTTGACGCAAAACCAAAGTGCTTTCAGTGAAGATATGGGTCTGACCTCAAATATTCGACCTCATGAATCTTGTATGCCTGCGCAAACCGCTTGCCTTGATGCGACCACTGGCGCCGATGAACAAGGCAACGGTAAGCCGCCCGTTGAAGTGAACGATGAAATCGCTAAGTTCGTAGAATTTTACACTCGTAATTTAGCAGTTCCAAATCGACGTAATGCTGATGATACCGTGGTATTAGCTGGTAAAAAGCGTTTTTATGACATGGGCTGCCAAAGTTGCCATACTCCAAGATATCAGCTACCAAAGACTAATGACGATAATATTGAGCAGCACGGACAAGTCATTTATCCTTATACCGATTTGCTGCTACATGATATGGGCGATGACTTAGCGGATCGTACTATCGCGGGTAAGCTACCGCCGAAAGATGCACAAGTGGAATTTTTAGCCAACTCTTATGAATGGCGCACGCCGGCACTGTGGGGTATTGGCCTGGCGCAAACCGTTGATCCTCAAGCTACCTTCTTACATGATGGCCGCGCTCGTACTTTGATGGAAGCAGTATTGTGGCATGGTGGGGAAGCTGCTAAGCAGCAACAAAAAGTGCTCAAATTGGATAAACAAGGTCGGACTGAACTCAATGCATTTTTAAAATCATTGTAA
- a CDS encoding imelysin family protein, translated as MKKNHALAMALSALSAGLLISCVKPADDNKALDSDGQKVVQESTATSATNNTTANKSINESANADPIVPVVISPATAETYLTHVADNIIIPAYTDATKQSALLHSLAQQHCQKVPVGGDELQVLRDQWLVLAQAWSSAEMINFGPATASMSDLYINYYPDERGLVHSGVAELIAANPTLTPKQLANQSAIVQGIPGLEEALYANDSLDTGQCAYVISASSALSTRLKDIEKNWQENATDLLAIDKTADSDQGLNQWFNSLLSLIENMKSIAIDQPLGLTGKAKGHLPAATAGQSRVIINAKLATLNKALTDPVLTAMLASNNNSEIGDNLSTVLAETTTLLAQMPEDLATADKATQQALYDHLTTVTRLLKRQLIPTLGIRVGFNSTDGD; from the coding sequence ATGAAAAAGAACCATGCTTTAGCTATGGCGCTATCTGCATTAAGTGCGGGATTATTGATCAGCTGTGTTAAACCTGCTGATGACAATAAAGCGCTTGATAGTGACGGTCAAAAAGTAGTGCAAGAGTCTACAGCGACCAGTGCTACTAACAACACAACGGCTAATAAAAGTATCAATGAAAGTGCTAATGCCGACCCAATTGTTCCAGTAGTTATTAGCCCTGCGACTGCAGAAACTTATCTGACTCACGTTGCCGATAATATTATCATTCCAGCTTATACGGATGCCACAAAGCAAAGTGCTCTGCTACACAGTCTGGCACAACAGCATTGTCAGAAAGTGCCAGTCGGCGGTGATGAGTTACAAGTACTACGTGATCAGTGGTTAGTTTTAGCTCAAGCATGGTCAAGTGCGGAGATGATCAATTTTGGTCCAGCGACCGCCAGCATGAGTGATTTATATATAAACTATTATCCTGATGAGCGCGGTCTGGTGCATAGCGGCGTCGCTGAACTCATCGCTGCCAATCCCACATTGACGCCTAAGCAACTTGCCAACCAAAGCGCTATTGTTCAAGGTATACCCGGCTTAGAAGAAGCACTATATGCTAATGATAGTCTAGACACTGGTCAGTGTGCCTATGTTATTAGCGCCAGTAGCGCATTAAGCACGCGCTTAAAAGATATTGAAAAAAACTGGCAAGAGAATGCGACAGATTTATTGGCGATTGATAAAACTGCAGATAGCGATCAAGGATTGAACCAATGGTTTAACTCTCTGCTGTCATTGATTGAGAATATGAAATCTATTGCGATAGATCAGCCGCTAGGTCTGACAGGCAAAGCGAAAGGTCATTTGCCAGCAGCAACTGCGGGTCAAAGTCGCGTCATTATCAATGCTAAATTAGCCACCTTAAATAAAGCCCTGACAGATCCGGTACTAACGGCCATGCTTGCTAGTAATAATAACAGTGAAATTGGTGATAATCTATCGACGGTACTTGCCGAAACCACAACCTTGCTAGCACAGATGCCAGAAGATTTAGCAACCGCAGACAAGGCAACACAGCAAGCGTTATATGATCATCTAACGACCGTCACGCGCCTACTTAAACGCCAGCTAATTCCGACATTAGGTATTCGTGTGGGCTTTAACAGTACTGATGGCGATTAA
- a CDS encoding methyltransferase domain-containing protein, protein MDNVNQADFWQQRYEQDSIGWDMGEISPPLKAYIDQLPESAKDQAILVAGAGNAYEVGYLHEQGFTNVTLVDFALAPIKAFAERYPSFLAEYLVCADFFDLSPSHYQFDWVLEQTFFCAIDPIRRDDYVQQMVALLKPKGKLTGLLFDKNFGRDQPPFGGSANEYRQRFVPYFDIEIMEPCYNSYPARQGSELFIKLLVK, encoded by the coding sequence ATGGATAATGTCAATCAAGCTGATTTTTGGCAACAGCGTTATGAGCAGGACAGCATTGGCTGGGATATGGGTGAAATATCACCACCGCTTAAGGCTTATATTGACCAGCTACCCGAGTCGGCTAAGGATCAGGCCATTCTAGTGGCTGGAGCCGGCAATGCCTATGAGGTCGGCTACTTACATGAGCAAGGCTTCACCAACGTGACGTTAGTTGATTTTGCCCTTGCGCCGATTAAAGCCTTTGCTGAGCGTTATCCCAGCTTTCTGGCCGAATATCTAGTTTGTGCAGACTTTTTTGATTTATCACCGAGCCATTATCAGTTTGATTGGGTACTTGAGCAGACCTTTTTTTGTGCGATAGATCCTATACGCCGTGATGATTATGTACAGCAAATGGTTGCGCTACTGAAGCCTAAAGGTAAACTAACAGGTCTATTATTTGATAAGAATTTTGGCCGCGATCAGCCACCGTTTGGCGGTAGTGCCAATGAGTACCGTCAGCGTTTTGTTCCTTACTTTGATATTGAGATAATGGAGCCTTGCTATAATTCGTATCCCGCACGGCAGGGCAGTGAGTTGTTTATCAAGCTACTGGTAAAATAA
- a CDS encoding imelysin family protein — translation MNITTVTSRKILPTTLAVALAGLLMVTGCTKQTNEDAVATDTQTAVQSDSGTNKSTTEQASIDRLMLSHVDMVHAAYKDSLDTAKILRTAVDTYVDTPTQANIDAAKAAYKAARQPYSQTETFRFDEGFVTADDQRAISSIDEWEAQINAWPLDEALIDYVSDSYAGEYNSKDNIINSDSITVNSSKQDTKTITPELLAAMNEIGGSESNVTTGYHAIEFLLWGQDTNGVAEGAGNRPISDYMTTDNKCTSGETVNTDVSVCNRRGQYLKAVTQLLVNDLTAMEAQWQPESEHTLRSDMMARKDNNAMRQIMYQMGSLALGELASQRMQVAFVTGSTEDEHECFSDLTHLSYANNALGIQNVFNGSYKTVAGESVGGYGIKNYLIDTDHKDAADKLVMDFKKVEDAFNVIVAKGEKENIKVDQMIATVGQVSEQGISAEEQNIRRGWIENGITSLQELTSGIENAAKVVGIDNLDADAG, via the coding sequence ATGAACATCACCACAGTGACGAGCCGCAAGATCCTACCCACCACTTTAGCGGTTGCACTTGCAGGACTGTTAATGGTTACGGGTTGCACCAAGCAGACTAATGAGGACGCCGTCGCTACCGATACGCAAACAGCGGTTCAATCCGATTCAGGTACCAATAAGTCAACTACTGAACAGGCCAGTATCGATAGATTGATGCTAAGCCATGTAGATATGGTACATGCCGCTTATAAAGATTCATTAGATACGGCTAAGATATTACGAACAGCGGTAGATACCTATGTAGATACGCCCACCCAAGCGAATATTGATGCAGCAAAAGCGGCTTATAAAGCAGCGCGTCAGCCATACTCACAAACTGAAACTTTCCGTTTTGATGAAGGGTTTGTTACCGCTGATGACCAACGTGCGATCAGCAGTATTGATGAATGGGAAGCTCAGATAAATGCATGGCCACTTGACGAGGCATTAATCGATTACGTCAGTGACAGTTATGCGGGCGAGTATAATAGTAAAGACAACATCATCAATAGCGATAGCATTACTGTTAATAGCTCGAAGCAAGACACCAAAACTATTACTCCTGAGCTATTGGCAGCAATGAATGAGATCGGTGGCAGCGAATCCAATGTCACCACCGGTTATCATGCGATTGAGTTTTTGTTATGGGGTCAAGACACCAATGGCGTTGCCGAAGGTGCCGGTAATCGTCCAATCAGCGATTATATGACTACAGATAATAAATGTACTAGTGGCGAGACCGTCAATACAGATGTGAGTGTTTGTAATCGTCGTGGTCAGTATCTAAAAGCAGTGACTCAACTGTTGGTCAATGATTTAACTGCGATGGAAGCCCAGTGGCAGCCTGAAAGTGAACACACTTTACGTAGCGATATGATGGCACGTAAAGATAATAACGCCATGCGCCAAATCATGTACCAAATGGGTAGTTTAGCGCTAGGAGAGCTGGCTTCTCAGCGTATGCAGGTCGCCTTTGTTACCGGTTCAACAGAAGATGAGCATGAGTGCTTTAGTGATTTGACGCATTTAAGCTACGCTAATAATGCTCTGGGTATTCAAAACGTCTTTAATGGCAGCTATAAAACGGTCGCTGGTGAGTCAGTCGGTGGCTATGGTATCAAGAATTATTTGATAGATACTGACCATAAAGACGCTGCCGACAAGCTGGTTATGGACTTTAAAAAAGTAGAAGATGCTTTTAATGTAATCGTAGCCAAAGGCGAAAAAGAAAATATCAAGGTCGATCAAATGATCGCTACCGTCGGACAAGTGAGTGAGCAAGGTATCTCTGCTGAAGAACAAAATATTCGTCGTGGCTGGATCGAGAACGGCATCACTAGCTTGCAGGAGCTGACTTCTGGGATTGAGAATGCGGCAAAAGTGGTCGGCATTGACAATCTAGATGCTGATGCTGGCTAA
- a CDS encoding DUF1513 domain-containing protein — protein MDKRTTGKPTTYELLTASALTALGTTLGTLLGTLIGTTTLVGLHHRYRKQQQPDARLQDYLTGLRKVPSAINFQLHDLSRSEHLDRLKYVCQQAVQAYQSYPNGGHSNKSYPSYDNDKTDPDEATAKLALHTTTMLAGSVCWVSGVASMPQAAATTDDSDNGFGVVGIDADRQIVWQTTMPERVHDIVVQPDVEDTSDQVSNGNKKAACRDVVVMGRRPSEGFWVLDTATGQVKHAIKSAVDRHFYGHACYSLDGQLLYVTENDTVSLAGKIGIYDASCDYQKVAEFDSHGIGPHELIMHPDGETLIIANGGIKTERASREELNLDTMHPSLVYINRQDGQLVEQVFPEHNQMSVRHLAVHNDGTVMVGIQFQGEKHINVPLVLTHKRGDSEFSPLIMPDNQWQRFHQYIASVVVDSQHNLLCVTTPFGGCAAVYDLSTRKLISDVNLPDCAGASVLRSSESYNVQANHNKANRNKNSDPKNTDFKANNLKMNDFDFGNIETDENIDSGKQAGFIISDGLGQLTALQVTGSNAIGLNAIGLKTAAVDSEQQSNQRVTKDSKLHMMSFDNHLQAL, from the coding sequence ATGGATAAGCGTACTACAGGTAAACCTACTACCTATGAGCTGCTGACCGCTTCAGCACTAACTGCGCTTGGTACCACTCTAGGAACTCTGCTAGGAACTCTGATAGGCACCACAACCCTAGTTGGGCTACATCATCGATATCGTAAGCAGCAGCAACCAGATGCGCGTTTGCAAGATTATTTGACTGGGTTGCGTAAGGTACCTTCTGCTATAAATTTTCAGCTGCATGATTTATCGCGTTCTGAGCATCTTGACCGCTTAAAGTATGTTTGTCAGCAAGCTGTACAGGCTTATCAAAGCTATCCGAATGGTGGTCATTCTAACAAAAGCTATCCTAGCTATGACAACGATAAAACTGATCCCGACGAGGCTACAGCTAAGCTAGCCCTACACACTACTACCATGCTGGCAGGTTCTGTATGTTGGGTCAGTGGGGTGGCATCCATGCCGCAAGCGGCTGCGACTACAGATGATAGCGATAATGGTTTTGGTGTGGTCGGTATCGATGCCGATCGTCAGATTGTCTGGCAGACGACTATGCCAGAGCGCGTTCATGATATTGTCGTGCAGCCCGATGTTGAGGATACTAGTGATCAGGTCAGTAATGGTAATAAGAAGGCTGCTTGCCGCGATGTCGTGGTCATGGGTCGACGCCCTAGCGAAGGGTTTTGGGTATTAGATACGGCTACAGGACAAGTAAAGCATGCTATCAAATCAGCTGTTGATAGACATTTTTATGGTCATGCCTGCTATAGCCTAGACGGTCAATTACTCTATGTGACCGAAAATGATACCGTAAGTTTAGCGGGTAAAATTGGTATCTACGATGCCAGTTGTGACTATCAAAAAGTCGCTGAATTTGACTCGCATGGTATTGGGCCACATGAGCTCATTATGCACCCTGATGGTGAGACATTAATTATTGCTAATGGTGGTATTAAGACTGAACGAGCCTCACGCGAGGAGTTGAACTTAGATACTATGCATCCCTCATTGGTTTATATTAACCGCCAAGATGGCCAGCTGGTTGAACAAGTTTTTCCTGAGCACAATCAAATGAGCGTGCGTCATCTAGCTGTGCATAACGACGGAACAGTAATGGTTGGCATTCAGTTCCAGGGCGAAAAGCATATTAATGTCCCTTTAGTACTGACTCATAAGCGTGGTGACTCTGAGTTTAGTCCTCTAATCATGCCAGACAATCAATGGCAACGCTTCCATCAGTATATTGCTAGCGTGGTCGTTGATAGCCAACACAACTTACTGTGTGTGACCACACCGTTTGGGGGCTGTGCGGCTGTCTATGACTTAAGTACCCGCAAGCTTATTAGCGATGTGAATCTACCGGACTGTGCAGGGGCGTCTGTGTTACGCAGCAGTGAGAGTTATAATGTTCAAGCCAATCACAATAAAGCCAATCGCAATAAAAATAGTGATCCTAAAAACACGGATTTTAAAGCTAATAATCTCAAAATGAATGACTTTGACTTTGGCAACATTGAAACCGATGAAAATATAGATAGTGGTAAGCAAGCTGGTTTTATTATTAGTGATGGCCTAGGTCAATTGACTGCTTTGCAAGTGACGGGATCAAATGCAATTGGCTTAAATGCAATTGGCTTAAAGACAGCTGCTGTAGATAGCGAACAACAGTCAAATCAGCGCGTGACCAAAGACAGCAAGCTACATATGATGTCCTTTGATAATCACTTGCAAGCGCTATAG
- a CDS encoding M48 family metallopeptidase has product MEPLSLPQKYVHPLLDSAVHCLAQAGITLQVTPKRVKNINFRLKPYQLRVSVPLSINALQVAQAVARRVSWALACHEQVLEQHKRRQKHGQLPSADPSTASTAIMLWGESQPFMLNDHEKTAYYRQQLSIVMPELFDKWQPIVGAEAREIRIKKMHTRWGSCNTRAGRIWLSVHLPAYPIECTEYVIVHELCHLHHANHSRAFWQTVATAMPEYKKWHDMLAGKSGVIDNTA; this is encoded by the coding sequence ATGGAACCCTTGAGCCTGCCACAAAAGTACGTTCATCCTTTATTGGACAGTGCTGTGCACTGTTTGGCTCAAGCCGGCATCACCCTACAGGTTACCCCAAAGCGGGTTAAAAATATCAATTTTCGTCTCAAGCCTTATCAATTAAGGGTATCAGTACCACTATCTATCAATGCGCTCCAAGTCGCGCAAGCCGTTGCTAGGCGTGTGTCATGGGCATTAGCATGTCACGAACAAGTTTTAGAGCAGCATAAGCGCAGACAGAAACACGGACAGCTGCCATCAGCTGATCCATCAACAGCCTCTACTGCCATCATGCTATGGGGTGAGTCGCAACCTTTTATGCTTAATGACCATGAAAAAACTGCCTATTATCGACAGCAATTATCCATCGTTATGCCTGAGCTATTTGATAAATGGCAACCGATTGTTGGTGCTGAAGCTCGCGAAATACGGATCAAAAAAATGCACACGCGCTGGGGCAGTTGTAATACGCGCGCTGGTCGTATATGGCTGTCCGTTCACCTTCCTGCTTATCCTATAGAGTGTACAGAATATGTGATTGTTCATGAGTTATGTCATTTACATCATGCCAACCATAGCCGCGCATTTTGGCAAACAGTAGCGACGGCGATGCCAGAATATAAGAAATGGCACGATATGCTGGCAGGAAAATCAGGAGTAATCGATAACACGGCCTAG